In Stieleria varia, one genomic interval encodes:
- the der gene encoding ribosome biogenesis GTPase Der → MPVPQVAIVGRPNVGKSSLFNWLARRRLAIVDNFEGVTRDRMTTLIESEDCYFELTDTGGMGVEDADDLTADVRRQIELAINSADVILLVVDVQTGLMPLDEMVAERLRGVEKPVILVANKADQPHQEIHAEEFHALGRGRLISVSTTQNRNRDELLELIRDRLPPSDEVAADATMKLTIVGRRNVGKSTFVNTLAETERMIVSEVPGTTRDSVDVHFEVDGQTFIAIDTPGLRKRKSQRTDLEFYGMHRAQRSIRRADVVLMFFDASETISKVDKQLVGYIMENNKPCIFVINKWDLLLGQVATERWVRYLRSNFPTLAYAPIAFITGKEGKNVKALLNHSTMLYKQARERVSTGVLNRLLRSAIETHKPPLYQNRRPKLYYATQVATEPPTIVLMCNEPKAFANDYRRYLLSVLRDHLKFGEVPIRLYLQRRARGDEQDLIDRGSA, encoded by the coding sequence ATGCCAGTCCCCCAAGTCGCCATCGTAGGACGACCCAACGTGGGCAAAAGCAGTCTCTTTAATTGGCTTGCCCGACGACGGCTAGCGATCGTTGATAACTTTGAAGGCGTGACGCGAGATCGGATGACCACCCTGATCGAGTCCGAAGACTGCTACTTTGAACTCACCGACACCGGAGGCATGGGCGTCGAAGACGCGGACGATTTGACCGCCGATGTGCGTCGCCAGATCGAATTGGCGATCAACTCCGCCGATGTGATCTTGTTGGTCGTTGACGTGCAAACGGGTTTGATGCCGCTGGACGAGATGGTTGCCGAACGGCTGCGGGGCGTCGAAAAGCCCGTGATCTTGGTGGCGAACAAAGCCGACCAGCCGCATCAGGAGATCCACGCGGAAGAGTTTCATGCACTAGGACGCGGCCGCCTGATCTCGGTCAGCACCACCCAAAATCGCAACCGCGACGAGTTACTCGAGCTGATCCGCGATCGCTTGCCGCCATCGGATGAAGTCGCTGCTGACGCGACGATGAAATTGACAATCGTCGGACGTCGTAACGTCGGCAAGAGCACTTTCGTCAATACGCTGGCCGAAACCGAGCGGATGATCGTCAGCGAAGTTCCCGGAACGACGCGTGATAGTGTCGACGTTCACTTCGAAGTCGACGGGCAGACCTTCATCGCAATCGATACACCGGGATTGCGGAAACGTAAAAGCCAACGGACGGACCTTGAGTTCTACGGCATGCACCGTGCTCAACGAAGCATTCGACGCGCCGATGTCGTGCTGATGTTCTTTGATGCCTCGGAGACCATCAGCAAAGTCGACAAACAACTTGTCGGCTACATCATGGAAAACAACAAGCCGTGCATTTTTGTCATCAACAAGTGGGACTTGTTGTTGGGCCAAGTCGCCACCGAGCGATGGGTGCGTTACCTGCGAAGCAATTTCCCCACACTCGCCTACGCTCCGATCGCGTTCATCACGGGCAAAGAAGGCAAGAATGTCAAAGCGTTGTTGAATCACTCAACGATGCTCTACAAGCAAGCCCGAGAACGAGTTTCCACCGGCGTGCTGAACCGCTTGCTGCGTAGCGCCATCGAAACGCACAAACCACCGCTGTACCAAAATCGAAGGCCGAAACTCTACTACGCTACTCAGGTGGCGACCGAGCCGCCCACAATCGTGTTGATGTGCAACGAACCCAAAGCGTTCGCAAATGATTATCGCCGCTACCTGCTCAGTGTTTTGAGGGATCACCTCAAATTCGGCGAGGTCCCGATCAGACTCTATCTGCAACGTCGCGCTCGTGGTGACGAACAAGATTTGATCGACCGAGGATCAGCATAA
- a CDS encoding uracil-DNA glycosylase, whose product MNDSQSPLDALRVLQQASALAAHLQSQGVDWLPAADADEVQRLKDSFSAWAKRNTESVQTDKPSLPPSTGQPGGRETQQTAPAEPPKPSASPAANPPRQPAAPLVVTASNYPTPSLPIQQRADTLNVLSDQVAACVRCDALARCRTHTVFGEGDVKPRVVFFGEAPGRDEDLQGRPFVGRAGQLLTKMIEACSLSRQEVYILNTVKCRPPNNRNPEPIEIENCREYFEQQIQILQPEYIVCLGAISTQALLNNRLPLGQLRGTFHQYFSSKVVVTYHPAYLLRTPAAKKAAWTDLQMMMRDAGLK is encoded by the coding sequence ATGAATGACTCTCAGTCCCCGCTCGATGCCCTCCGCGTGCTTCAACAAGCCTCCGCACTGGCTGCTCACCTGCAGTCTCAGGGAGTGGACTGGTTGCCGGCTGCGGACGCGGACGAAGTGCAGCGATTGAAGGATTCGTTCTCCGCCTGGGCAAAGAGGAATACGGAATCGGTGCAAACCGATAAGCCGTCTCTACCTCCATCAACAGGTCAGCCAGGCGGCCGGGAAACGCAACAAACCGCACCTGCCGAGCCACCAAAACCGTCTGCAAGTCCAGCCGCCAACCCGCCTCGCCAACCCGCCGCACCGCTGGTCGTGACCGCCTCAAATTATCCAACGCCAAGCCTGCCTATTCAGCAACGTGCCGACACGCTGAACGTTTTGTCGGACCAAGTCGCAGCATGTGTTCGCTGCGATGCGTTGGCGCGATGCCGCACCCATACCGTGTTCGGTGAAGGAGACGTCAAGCCGCGTGTGGTGTTTTTCGGCGAAGCTCCCGGACGCGACGAAGATTTGCAAGGCAGGCCGTTCGTCGGCAGGGCCGGCCAGTTGTTGACCAAGATGATCGAAGCGTGCTCGTTGTCGAGACAGGAAGTCTACATCTTGAACACAGTCAAGTGTCGACCTCCGAACAATCGAAACCCTGAACCGATCGAGATCGAAAACTGCCGGGAGTATTTCGAGCAACAGATACAGATCTTGCAGCCTGAGTACATCGTTTGCCTGGGAGCTATTAGCACCCAAGCGCTGCTGAACAATCGCTTGCCCTTGGGCCAGTTGCGAGGCACGTTCCATCAGTACTTTTCTAGTAAAGTTGTGGTGACATATCATCCCGCCTACTTGTTGCGAACTCCGGCGGCAAAAAAGGCAGCTTGGACAGATCTGCAAATGATGATGCGTGACGCGGGTCTGAAGTGA
- a CDS encoding GNAT family N-acetyltransferase: MNEKQRIRIREATAKDISFLAASICRLQAAHVEAYPHIYRPIIVEEAVDHVSDLLNTTDYFLRIAETSQMLVGSVICEIRELPQSFFTLSHRLLHLMQIEVHPDCRNMGVGSALSQLRTGVVSISRNAIASGFPDGTVS; this comes from the coding sequence ATGAACGAGAAACAAAGAATCCGAATCAGAGAGGCAACTGCCAAGGACATCAGCTTCTTGGCAGCCTCCATTTGTCGGCTGCAAGCGGCACACGTGGAGGCCTATCCGCACATTTATCGGCCCATCATTGTTGAAGAGGCGGTGGATCACGTTTCCGATCTATTGAACACCACCGACTACTTTCTCAGAATCGCGGAAACATCCCAGATGTTGGTCGGGAGCGTGATTTGCGAGATACGTGAACTCCCCCAAAGTTTCTTCACTTTGTCGCATCGATTGTTGCATCTCATGCAGATTGAAGTTCACCCGGATTGCCGAAACATGGGTGTCGGTTCTGCTTTGTCACAGCTAAGAACTGGAGTAGTCTCAATCAGCCGGAACGCGATAGCGTCCGGTTTTCCCGACGGAACCGTGAGCTAA
- a CDS encoding Mur ligase family protein yields the protein MRQSNNARDCHSISISTVSGQVSESLQAEDGVQHDATDCQTLSLASILPDQRFFGGDDIAFTEIASSPQTCQPGQLVIYQIGVHDPSEIAAQAMARGAAGILTEQLIPCPLPQCIVGSVPSALGVIQREILGRPDTKLLTIGVLGSTGKTSTSLLVASLLRNQKIRVAYQTDLGCCDGVLSETPDSELQTETQWLTWLADSVDSGSQAAVMELRDDALRQGRFEQIEFDVLIVTGAAELASDFGPCGLQCALESLAPSGVIIAPADDPKTMRPILDSGCRVVTYSATGPADFSVTLIEQSCGMTTLLLTSTELSTMLETPLCGSAMAANIAATATLGVLLDQPLYEVAESISKFRELPGRGQRLSDYGFATVLIDAGGSPERVASTIRNAYHTRAGGKLWCVMAMADQDSDSELAIYGQTMERFVDHCIVSCDGANKTGFLRQSHAILDGVQKCAAMRLVADWQRAVRWAVAEAKPRDTILVIGGLSGKSPRTQRTTIETITEWVESERAAMEEPAEPVSRTTAEPIKLSIFRG from the coding sequence ATGCGTCAATCAAACAACGCTCGCGACTGCCACAGCATCTCGATCTCTACTGTTTCAGGCCAAGTTTCGGAATCTCTACAAGCCGAAGACGGTGTCCAACACGATGCAACGGATTGCCAGACCTTGTCCCTTGCAAGCATTCTGCCGGATCAACGATTCTTTGGCGGTGACGACATCGCGTTCACCGAAATCGCTTCGTCTCCACAAACTTGCCAACCCGGGCAACTGGTGATCTACCAAATCGGTGTACATGACCCATCTGAAATCGCCGCTCAAGCGATGGCCAGGGGCGCCGCAGGTATCTTGACCGAACAGTTGATCCCTTGCCCGTTGCCGCAGTGCATTGTCGGCAGCGTTCCCTCGGCCTTGGGCGTGATCCAGCGGGAGATCTTGGGGCGGCCAGATACCAAACTGTTGACGATTGGAGTCCTGGGCTCCACGGGCAAGACCTCGACATCTCTGTTGGTCGCCTCACTGTTGCGAAACCAAAAGATTCGAGTCGCCTATCAAACCGACCTGGGATGCTGCGACGGAGTCCTGTCGGAGACGCCCGATAGCGAATTACAAACGGAGACCCAATGGTTGACTTGGTTGGCCGACTCTGTGGACAGTGGCAGCCAAGCGGCGGTGATGGAATTGCGAGACGACGCTCTTCGTCAAGGACGCTTTGAACAAATCGAATTCGATGTCCTGATCGTCACGGGGGCGGCCGAACTGGCCAGCGATTTCGGGCCTTGTGGTTTGCAATGTGCACTGGAAAGTCTCGCGCCATCGGGTGTTATCATCGCGCCTGCGGATGACCCCAAGACCATGCGCCCAATTCTGGACAGTGGTTGTCGAGTCGTAACGTACTCCGCCACCGGCCCCGCTGATTTTAGCGTCACGTTGATCGAGCAATCATGTGGAATGACCACTCTGCTGCTGACGTCAACGGAGTTGAGCACGATGCTGGAAACACCACTGTGCGGATCCGCGATGGCAGCGAACATTGCAGCGACTGCGACGCTGGGTGTCTTGTTGGACCAACCGCTTTATGAAGTCGCCGAGTCGATCTCAAAATTTCGCGAGTTGCCTGGCAGAGGTCAGCGATTGTCCGATTACGGCTTTGCGACCGTGCTGATCGATGCTGGCGGATCGCCGGAACGAGTTGCTTCGACGATCCGCAATGCCTATCACACACGTGCCGGTGGGAAACTGTGGTGCGTCATGGCGATGGCGGACCAGGACTCCGATTCAGAGCTTGCGATCTATGGGCAAACCATGGAACGTTTTGTTGATCATTGCATCGTGAGTTGTGATGGCGCCAACAAGACAGGGTTCCTGCGTCAATCGCATGCGATACTCGATGGAGTTCAGAAATGTGCCGCGATGCGTTTGGTCGCCGATTGGCAGCGTGCGGTCCGCTGGGCGGTTGCGGAAGCGAAGCCAAGGGACACGATTCTGGTAATCGGTGGTCTGTCCGGAAAGTCACCTCGGACACAACGCACGACGATCGAGACGATCACTGAGTGGGTCGAATCCGAGCGAGCGGCAATGGAGGAGCCCGCAGAACCAGTTTCCCGCACCACGGCAGAACCGATCAAGCTGTCCATTTTCCGAGGATAG
- a CDS encoding cytochrome C oxidase subunit IV family protein, producing the protein MSSHEHSDDGYDFAHPLPLPLLFAVFGILVVLTIITVGQASFDFGSWDVAIVMVIATIKALLVGAIFMHLAFDKPFNIAVFVSSFVFVGLFVIFTISDSQMTSKDSIPAVDAAIPAVVEPAAAEPVAE; encoded by the coding sequence ATGTCATCTCACGAACATTCCGACGACGGTTACGATTTTGCACACCCATTGCCATTGCCTCTGCTCTTCGCAGTGTTTGGCATTTTGGTGGTCCTGACGATCATCACGGTGGGCCAAGCCAGTTTTGATTTTGGTAGCTGGGACGTTGCCATCGTCATGGTGATTGCGACGATCAAGGCGCTGTTGGTGGGCGCGATCTTCATGCACTTGGCTTTTGACAAACCCTTCAATATCGCGGTGTTCGTCAGCTCGTTCGTATTTGTCGGGCTGTTCGTGATCTTCACCATCAGCGATAGCCAGATGACGTCCAAGGATTCCATTCCCGCGGTGGACGCAGCCATCCCTGCGGTCGTCGAACCTGCGGCCGCCGAACCTGTGGCAGAGTAG